One region of Zingiber officinale cultivar Zhangliang chromosome 7B, Zo_v1.1, whole genome shotgun sequence genomic DNA includes:
- the LOC122005117 gene encoding probable receptor-like serine/threonine-protein kinase At5g57670, with the protein MRQLYTRSGSLKRFLSTIGRRSKEEECKEEAVSPVPDLKPPLKPSWRCFAYEEIYKATDGFHKDNAVGRGGYAEVYRGVLEDGQVIAVKRLMRTSSDEKREKDFLTELGTIGHVCHPNVSLLLGCCIDRDLHLIFEFSSRGSVSSNLHDENSPPMAWGLRYNIALGTTRGLHYLHKGCQRRIIHRDIKASNILLTTNFEAQISDFGLAKWLPSEWAYRAVGPIQGTFGCVAPEYFMHGIVDEKTDVFSFGVFLLEIISGRKPVDGSHKSLLSWARPFLNDGMVQMLVDPRLGDDYDMEQLKRVALSASLCIRATAALRPSMTEVMEILEGGEILQDRWNMPEEVEEEEFWGFDDLDEDDDDEYCNTATSSTGSS; encoded by the exons ATGAGGCAGCTTTACACCAGAAGCGGAAGCCTCAAGCGCTTTCTTTCTaccattggacggaggagcaaggAGGAAGAGTGCAAAGAGGAGGCCGTCTCCCCTGTTCCCGACTTGAAACCGCCCCTGAAACCGAGCTGGAGATGCTTCGCCTACGAAGAAATCTACAAGGCTACCGATGGTTTCCACAAAG ATAACGCGGTGGGCAGAGGCGGGTACGCGGAGGTGTACAGGGGAGTGCTGGAGGACGGGCAGGTGATCGCCGTGAAGAGGCTGATGAGGACTTCGTCGGACGAGAAAAGGGAGAAGGATTTCCTGACGGAGCTCGGCACCATCGGCCATGTGTGCCACCCCAATGTCTCCCTTCTTCTGGGCTGCTGCATCGATCGTGACCTCCATTTGATCTTTGAGTTCTCTTCTCGCGGTTCCGTATCATCCAATCTCCATG ATGAGAATTCACCGCCGATGGCTTGGGGGTTGAGGTACAACATAGCGCTTGGAACGACTAGGGGACTTCATTACCTGCACAAGGGATGCCAGAGAAGGATCATCCACAGGGACATCAAGGCCTCAAACATCCTCCTCACTACAAACTTTGAAGCCCAG ATTTCGGATTTCGGCCTTGCCAAATGGCTTCCGTCGGAGTGGGCTTATCGCGCCGTCGGGCCAATACAAGGCACATTTGG TTGTGTGGCGCCGGAGTACTTCATGCACGGTATTGTGGACGAAAAGACCGACGTCTTCTCCTTTGGTGTCTTCCTGTTAGAGATCATATCGGGTAGGAAGCCGGTAGATGGCTCCCATAAAAGCTTGCTTAGCTGG GCGAGGCCTTTTCTAAATGATGGCATGGTACAAATGTTAGTCGATCCAAGATTAGGAGATGATTACGACATGGAACAGCTCAAAAGGGTCGCCTTATCGGCCTCTCTTTGTATCAGAGCTACTGCAGCTTTGCGACCTTCCATGACTGAG GTAATGGAGATCCTGGAGGGTGGCGAGATTTTGCAAGATCGATGGAATATGCCTGAGGAGGTCGAGGAAGAAGAGTTTTGGGGCTTTGATGATCTCGACGAGGATGACGACGACGAATATTGCAATACTGCAACATCTTCAACTGGCAGCTCCTAA